The Marinilongibacter aquaticus genome has a window encoding:
- a CDS encoding NUDIX domain-containing protein: MKTRTAALIVEKEHILCLKYKYADAWVYTLPGGNLEFGEEMKNCLVRELEEELLLKARVMDEQPIFSGEVYKDGQCTLHVVYAVEIVSGEPTINPAETSANTVLWVPIDELAALNLYPNVKEAIVQWKSGALPNRFLGEINQPWF, encoded by the coding sequence ATGAAGACACGCACGGCAGCATTAATTGTGGAAAAGGAACACATACTTTGTTTAAAGTATAAGTACGCAGACGCCTGGGTATACACTTTACCCGGGGGAAATCTGGAGTTTGGCGAAGAAATGAAAAATTGTCTGGTTCGCGAATTGGAAGAAGAACTGCTCTTGAAGGCCAGGGTGATGGACGAGCAGCCAATATTTTCTGGAGAGGTGTACAAGGATGGCCAGTGCACTTTGCATGTAGTGTACGCGGTAGAAATTGTGTCTGGCGAACCCACTATCAATCCTGCCGAAACGTCGGCCAATACGGTGCTTTGGGTGCCAATCGATGAGTTGGCTGCACTGAACCTTTATCCCAATGTGAAAGAGGCCATCGTGCAATGGAAGTCCGGGGCTTTGCCCAATCGCTTTTTGGGAGAAATCAACCAACCGTGGTTTTAG